CCTCACCGGCTTCCTCGCCGCCTTCGCCTTCTCCGGGCTGGGCAACGGATCGACCTTCCGGCAGATTCCGGTGATCTTCCGGGACCAGCACATGCGGGACGCCGAGGGGAAGGGGCCGCAGGCGCAGGCCGCAGCGTTGAAGCAGTCGGAGAGGGAGGCGGGCGCCGTCACCGGCTTCTCCTCCGCCATCGCCGCCTACGGGTTCTTCTTCATCCCCGCCATGTTCGCGGCCATGGCCGTCACGAACGCCCTGTGCCTCTTCATCGGCTTCTATGCGACCTGCCTGGCCGTGTGCTGGTGGTTCTACGCCCGCAAGGGCGCCGAGGCTCCCAGCTGACCCCGCGCCGGGGCCGGTGCCCGGGCGAGAGCCGGGGCGGGGCCGGAGGGCGGGCCGGGAGCGGCCGTACCCTGGAGGCATGAGCACCGCCCCCGCCTCCGACCCGCAGTCCTCGCAGCCCGCCTCCCGGCCCGAGGCCGCGCCCGCGGCGAAGCCCAGGCCCCGGCTCGTCTTCGACGACCCGCTGGACCAGCAGTCCGCGGACGACACCGACCGCGGTTGGGGCGAGCGGCAGCCCGCCGGCGGGAGCACCGCAGACCTGGCCCGCTTCCTCGACGAGAAGCCGCCGCACCACATCTGACCTGCTAGTACCCCGAGCCGGGGTGACCGTACTGGCCGCCCTGGCCGCCCTGGCCGCCCTGGCCCCCATACCCGCCCTGGCCGCCCTGGCCGCCGTACCCGCCCTGGCCATTCTGGCTGCGCTGGGCGATCAGCTCGTCCCGGATCTCCTTGAGGACCACCAGCTCGGTGATCTCCATGGTCTCCTGGACGCCCTCCTTGGCCCGGCGGCGCTGCTCCATCTTGGCGAGGTACTTCGACATCGGCAGCACCATCAGGAAGTAGACGACCGCGGCCGTGATCAGGAAGGTCAGTGCGGCGTTCAGCACCGAACCCCAGAGGATGTTCACGCCCGTGGGCTCCCCCTTCGCGTCGATGCCGCAAGGGTCCTTCAGGCAGGACGTGTAGCCGTCCAGGCTCTTCGTGCCGACGGCGCCCACCAGCGGGCTGATGATCCCCTTCACCACCGAGTTCACGATGTTCGTGAACGCGGCGCCGATGACGACCGCCACCGCCAGGTCGACCACGTTGCCGCGCATCAGGAAGGCCTTGAAGCCTGCCAGGACGCTCTCCTTCTTCTTCTCGCTCACCACTGAGCCTCTCTTCGAATCCGCCGAACATGGAGCCAACGGTTCCGAAAGCTACGGCAGTCCGGGCACGGCGTGTCCAATCGGTGCCCGTCTTGTGGTGACTTGACTGCACGGCCGTCCGATTCAGCACAACGTCACCGCCAGTCGTGCCACAGCGCCCGCCCCCACGAGAGCCCGCGCGGTGTCCCGGGGCACCGACAGGACCACCAGCCCCCCGCCGTCCCCAACGCCCTTCTCCGGCTCGGGCACTTCGACCACCCGGGCGCCCGCGGCGACCACCCGCGGCGGGCCGGCGCGCTCCGCCGCCACCACGTCCACCCGGTCCCCGGGCCGCAGCAGCCGCACCGTCGCCGCGTCCGCGATGCGCACCGGCGCCGACACCCACCGCACCGCCGCGGGCGGCGGTTTCACCTCCGGCGGCGCGGCGCCCCGCGAAGCCTGTGCCTCCGTCCCGCCCACCACCGCCAGCGCTGCCGCCAGGACGGCCAGCCCGGCCGACGCGGCCCGCCGCCGACGGCGTACCGCGCGGCGCAGCCGGTCCCCGCCCCGGCCGACGCGAAGCGGGGGAAAGGACGGGACCGGGCGCGCAGGGGGACACGGAGAGGGAGTGGAGGGGGCGGAAAGAGCGGAAGGAGCGGAAGGAGCGGGCGGACTCGAGAGGGAAGAGAGGCGCGAGGTATTGGACATGACGGCCACCACCAGTGAGCTGAGTTCCGGTGTCCGGGCCGGCGCCCGGACACCCCTCACGATCCGCCGCCCCGCCGTATCCCGCTCGCGCCTGTGGATGATCCCCAGCCTGTGGACAACGTCGTCACCCACAGGGGTGAGTGCCCGTCAGGCCCCGGTGCTCTCCTCGCGCAGGACCAGGCCCAACAGCCCCGGGAAGCGGGCCTCGAACTCCGCGCGCCGCAGCCGGTTGACGCGCCCCCGCCCCTGGTCGCGCTGCTCCAGCAGCCCGCAGCCGCGCAGCACCGCGAAGTGGTGGCTGAGGGCCGCCTTGCCCACGGGCACGTCGAAGGTGCCGCAGCTGCGCTCCCAGTCGCCCGCACCCGCGAGTTCCCGTACGAGCTGCATCCGCACCGGGTCGGCGAGCGCGGCGAGGGCCGCCTGGACGGGCACGTCGTCGGGGTGGGTGTGCTCGGGTTCGGCCCGGTTCCCCATCGCGGTTCCTCCCTGCAGTGCTTGCGCTCTTGCGGAATGTTCGATGAAAACCGTACAGTCACGTCACCGCAGTGTTCGCTTTTCATCGAACAGTCTAGCCGGGGGTACAGCCATGCACGCAGTCGAGTTCCACGAGTTCGGCGGACCCGAGGTCCTCCACGCCACCGAGGTCCCCGTACCGGAGCCGGCCCACGGCGAGGTGACCGTCGACGTCGCCTACGCCGGAGTCAACTTCGCCGACGTCCTGGCCCGGGCCCACGGCTACCGGGTCCCGGCCCTGCCCTTCCGCCCCGGCCTCGAGATCTCCGGCCGCATCCGGGCCGTCGGCCCCGGAGTCGCGGGCCTGCGCCCCGGACAGGAGGTCGCCGCCCTCACCTCGCACAGCGGTTACGCCGAGGTCGCCGTCGCCCCCGCCGCGACCGTCTTCGCACTCCCCGAGGGCATCTCCCTGCGCACCGCCGCCACCCTGCCGACCGTCCTGCCCACGGTCCAGGGGCTCGTCCACGAGGTCGGCCGGCTGCGCGCCGGGGAGACCGTACTCGTCCAGAGCGCGGCCGGCGGCATCGGAACCGTTGCCGCCCAGGTCGCCCGGCTCGCCGGAGCCCGCGCCGTCTACGGCGTCGTCTCCCGCCCCGAAAAGGCCGCGGAAGCCCTCAAGTACGGCTACGACGAGGTGTTCGTCGGCGACGGCTTCACCGAGGACGTGCTCCGTGCCACCGGCGGCCGCGGAGTCGACCTCGCCCTCGACCCCGTCGGCGGCGACACCTTCCGCCGCAGCCTGGACTCGCTCGCGCGCTACGGCCGCCTCGTCGCCTACGGCAACGCCGGCGGAGCCGCACCCTGGCAGGTCGGCCAGCCCGAGCTCAACCCGCGCGGACTCTCCGTCGGCGGCTTCTCCGTCCTCACCCTCGCCCAGGACGACCCCGGGGCGCTGCGCGCCCTCGCCGCCGACTCCTTCCGGCTCGCCGCGAGCGGCAAGGTCCAACTGCCGGTCACCGCCGAGTTCCCCCTCGACCGGGCCGCCGAGGCGCACCGCCTGATGGACACCCGCACCACCACCGGCAAGCTGCTGCTCCGCGTCGCGGGGGAGTGAGGCCCGCCCGGGGCCGTTGACCGCCCGCCCGGACCCGCCACGCTGCGGTTCACGGCCGGGCCGGGATCTCGCAGGCCTCGGAGAAACCCTGGCTGGTCAGGCCGAAGGCGCGATTGGCCCGCGAGCGCCAGTTCTCCAGCGCGACCATCGCGGTGAGCTCGACGAACGCCGCCTCTCCCAGGCGCGCGATCAGCTCGGCGGCGAGCTCGTCCGTCACCGACGGCTCGGTCTCGGTCATCGCCTCGGAGTACTCCATGACCAGCTGTTCCAGCTCCGTGTAGGCCCCGCGGTTCTCCCGCCACCGCGGCACCTGCCCGATCTTCCGCGCCGAAAGCCCCCGTTCCAGGCCCTCCCAGTAGCCGAAGTCCATGCACCACGAGCAGTTGATCCGGGCCGCCGCCGCCATCACCGCGAGGTGCTTGAGCCCGGCGTCGAGGGCGTGCCACTTCGCCGCCTGCTGCTCGAGGCGTACGTACGTGAACAGCACGCGCGCGTTGTGCCCGTACGCCTGGCCGGGGTCGAGCACCTTGCCGTACCTGCGGCGCGAGTACCAGGCGCCGATGCGCATGAGGAGGGTGCGGGGCGGGGTGAGCGAAATGCGCGACATGGCGGTCGCCTCCTGGAGGGTCGGTCTCG
The Streptomyces sp. NBC_01296 DNA segment above includes these coding regions:
- the mscL gene encoding large conductance mechanosensitive channel protein MscL — its product is MSEKKKESVLAGFKAFLMRGNVVDLAVAVVIGAAFTNIVNSVVKGIISPLVGAVGTKSLDGYTSCLKDPCGIDAKGEPTGVNILWGSVLNAALTFLITAAVVYFLMVLPMSKYLAKMEQRRRAKEGVQETMEITELVVLKEIRDELIAQRSQNGQGGYGGQGGQGGYGGQGGQGGQGGQYGHPGSGY
- a CDS encoding ArsR/SmtB family transcription factor; translation: MGNRAEPEHTHPDDVPVQAALAALADPVRMQLVRELAGAGDWERSCGTFDVPVGKAALSHHFAVLRGCGLLEQRDQGRGRVNRLRRAEFEARFPGLLGLVLREESTGA
- a CDS encoding quinone oxidoreductase family protein is translated as MHAVEFHEFGGPEVLHATEVPVPEPAHGEVTVDVAYAGVNFADVLARAHGYRVPALPFRPGLEISGRIRAVGPGVAGLRPGQEVAALTSHSGYAEVAVAPAATVFALPEGISLRTAATLPTVLPTVQGLVHEVGRLRAGETVLVQSAAGGIGTVAAQVARLAGARAVYGVVSRPEKAAEALKYGYDEVFVGDGFTEDVLRATGGRGVDLALDPVGGDTFRRSLDSLARYGRLVAYGNAGGAAPWQVGQPELNPRGLSVGGFSVLTLAQDDPGALRALAADSFRLAASGKVQLPVTAEFPLDRAAEAHRLMDTRTTTGKLLLRVAGE
- a CDS encoding carboxymuconolactone decarboxylase family protein, whose protein sequence is MSRISLTPPRTLLMRIGAWYSRRRYGKVLDPGQAYGHNARVLFTYVRLEQQAAKWHALDAGLKHLAVMAAAARINCSWCMDFGYWEGLERGLSARKIGQVPRWRENRGAYTELEQLVMEYSEAMTETEPSVTDELAAELIARLGEAAFVELTAMVALENWRSRANRAFGLTSQGFSEACEIPARP